From Macaca fascicularis isolate 582-1 chromosome 14, T2T-MFA8v1.1, a single genomic window includes:
- the ZNF215 gene encoding zinc finger protein 215 isoform X6, with protein MQSISGEESSHGLMITRFTGSGHPSSDVWKGENWLHRNQKKWDINLPQEAFIPETTYTEEEDFECSENKESFDINSVSSICAIQQGISSRKGSPKCDKFKTHFKFNLDSVGKQHLEYEYGNDLSLSTDIQHQKSHTTMNSYECYQCGKAFCRSSSLIRHQIIHTGEKPYKCGECGRFFNRRTNLTKHQKLHAEAKACTSNKCGKAFSESEDSNNPTLRFGNNFYECVNCGKSFNRSSSLIRHQMIHTGEKPFKCKECNKAFNRSSNLVKHQKLHTRVKS; from the coding sequence ATGCAGAGTATTTCTGGAGAAGAATCATCCCATGGATTGATGATAACAAGGTTTACTGGAAGTGGACACCCTTCTTCAGATGTCTGGAAAGGTGAGAATTGGTTACATAGGAACCAGAAAAAATGGGACATAAATTTGCCACAAGAGGCTTTCATTCCTGAGACAACCTACACTGAGGAGGAAGATTTTGAGTGTAGTGAAAATAAGGAAAGCTTTGATATTAATTCTGTTAGCTCAATTTGTGCTATACAACAGGGAATTTCTTCAAGAAAGGGGTCTCCAAAATGTGACAAGTTTAAAACTCACTTCAAATTTAATTTAGACTCAGTAGGTAAGCAACATTTAGAATATGAATATGGGAATGACTTGAGTCTAAGTACAGATATTCAGCACCAAAAAAGTCATACTACAATGAATTCCTATGAATGTTAtcaatgtgggaaagccttctgCCGAAGTTCATCCCTTATTCGACATCAGATCattcacacaggagagaaaccctataaatgcGGTGAATGTGGGAGATTCTTCAACCGACGTACAAACCTTACTAAGCATCAAAAACTTCATGCTGAAGCAAAGGCCTGCACAAGCAATAAATGTGGAAAGGCCTTCAGTGAAAGTGAAGACAGTAATAATCCAACACTCcgttttggaaataatttctatGAATGTGTTAACTGTGGAAAATCCTTCAACCGGAGCTCCTCTCTTATTCGACACCAAATGattcatacaggagagaaaccatTCAAATGTAAGGAATGTAATAAAGCCTTCAACAGGAGTTCAAACCTTGTTAAACATCAAAAACTGCATACTCGAGTTAAgtcctga
- the ZNF215 gene encoding zinc finger protein 215 isoform X3: MVTLIEDVIEMLEGEDTPCKDSAPQMGNIKEKMKAGSRTGKPQEPVTFKDVVVEFSKEEWGQLDSAVKNLYRNVMLENFRNLNSLRKAYLLSKPVESLKLESKKKRWIMEKEIPRKTVFDMQSISGEESSHGLMITRFTGSGHPSSDVWKGENWLHRNQKKWDINLPQEAFIPETTYTEEEDFECSENKESFDINSVSSICAIQQGISSRKGSPKCDKFKTHFKFNLDSVGKQHLEYEYGNDLSLSTDIQHQKSHTTMNSYECYQCGKAFCRSSSLIRHQIIHTGEKPYKCGECGRFFNRRTNLTKHQKLHAEAKACTSNKCGKAFSESEDSNNPTLRFGNNFYECVNCGKSFNRSSSLIRHQMIHTGEKPFKCKECNKAFNRSSNLVKHQKLHTRVKS, from the exons aTACGCCCTGCAAGGACTCTGCCCCACAGATGGGGAACattaaggagaaaatgaaagCTGGCTCACGAACAGGCAAACCACAG GAACCAGTGACATTCAAAGATGTGGTTGTGGAATTCAGCAAGGAAGAGTGGGGGCAACTGGACTCTGCTGTAAAGAACCTGTACAGGAATGTGATGCTGGAAAACTTTAGGAACCTGAATTCATTGCGTAAAG CATATCTACTTTCCAAACCAGTTGAGAGCCTTAAGTTggagagtaagaaaaaaagatggataaTGGAGAAAGAAATACCAAGGAAGACTGTTTTTG acATGCAGAGTATTTCTGGAGAAGAATCATCCCATGGATTGATGATAACAAGGTTTACTGGAAGTGGACACCCTTCTTCAGATGTCTGGAAAGGTGAGAATTGGTTACATAGGAACCAGAAAAAATGGGACATAAATTTGCCACAAGAGGCTTTCATTCCTGAGACAACCTACACTGAGGAGGAAGATTTTGAGTGTAGTGAAAATAAGGAAAGCTTTGATATTAATTCTGTTAGCTCAATTTGTGCTATACAACAGGGAATTTCTTCAAGAAAGGGGTCTCCAAAATGTGACAAGTTTAAAACTCACTTCAAATTTAATTTAGACTCAGTAGGTAAGCAACATTTAGAATATGAATATGGGAATGACTTGAGTCTAAGTACAGATATTCAGCACCAAAAAAGTCATACTACAATGAATTCCTATGAATGTTAtcaatgtgggaaagccttctgCCGAAGTTCATCCCTTATTCGACATCAGATCattcacacaggagagaaaccctataaatgcGGTGAATGTGGGAGATTCTTCAACCGACGTACAAACCTTACTAAGCATCAAAAACTTCATGCTGAAGCAAAGGCCTGCACAAGCAATAAATGTGGAAAGGCCTTCAGTGAAAGTGAAGACAGTAATAATCCAACACTCcgttttggaaataatttctatGAATGTGTTAACTGTGGAAAATCCTTCAACCGGAGCTCCTCTCTTATTCGACACCAAATGattcatacaggagagaaaccatTCAAATGTAAGGAATGTAATAAAGCCTTCAACAGGAGTTCAAACCTTGTTAAACATCAAAAACTGCATACTCGAGTTAAgtcctga
- the ZNF215 gene encoding zinc finger protein 215 isoform X4 — MEKEIPRKTVFDMQSISGEESSHGLMITRFTGSGHPSSDVWKGENWLHRNQKKWDINLPQEAFIPETTYTEEEDFECSENKESFDINSVSSICAIQQGISSRKGSPKCDKFKTHFKFNLDSVGKQHLEYEYGNDLSLSTDIQHQKSHTTMNSYECYQCGKAFCRSSSLIRHQIIHTGEKPYKCGECGRFFNRRTNLTKHQKLHAEAKACTSNKCGKAFSESEDSNNPTLRFGNNFYECVNCGKSFNRSSSLIRHQMIHTGEKPFKCKECNKAFNRSSNLVKHQKLHTRVKS, encoded by the exons aTGGAGAAAGAAATACCAAGGAAGACTGTTTTTG acATGCAGAGTATTTCTGGAGAAGAATCATCCCATGGATTGATGATAACAAGGTTTACTGGAAGTGGACACCCTTCTTCAGATGTCTGGAAAGGTGAGAATTGGTTACATAGGAACCAGAAAAAATGGGACATAAATTTGCCACAAGAGGCTTTCATTCCTGAGACAACCTACACTGAGGAGGAAGATTTTGAGTGTAGTGAAAATAAGGAAAGCTTTGATATTAATTCTGTTAGCTCAATTTGTGCTATACAACAGGGAATTTCTTCAAGAAAGGGGTCTCCAAAATGTGACAAGTTTAAAACTCACTTCAAATTTAATTTAGACTCAGTAGGTAAGCAACATTTAGAATATGAATATGGGAATGACTTGAGTCTAAGTACAGATATTCAGCACCAAAAAAGTCATACTACAATGAATTCCTATGAATGTTAtcaatgtgggaaagccttctgCCGAAGTTCATCCCTTATTCGACATCAGATCattcacacaggagagaaaccctataaatgcGGTGAATGTGGGAGATTCTTCAACCGACGTACAAACCTTACTAAGCATCAAAAACTTCATGCTGAAGCAAAGGCCTGCACAAGCAATAAATGTGGAAAGGCCTTCAGTGAAAGTGAAGACAGTAATAATCCAACACTCcgttttggaaataatttctatGAATGTGTTAACTGTGGAAAATCCTTCAACCGGAGCTCCTCTCTTATTCGACACCAAATGattcatacaggagagaaaccatTCAAATGTAAGGAATGTAATAAAGCCTTCAACAGGAGTTCAAACCTTGTTAAACATCAAAAACTGCATACTCGAGTTAAgtcctga